One region of Phaeobacter inhibens DSM 16374 genomic DNA includes:
- a CDS encoding DUF3305 domain-containing protein, whose translation MPLGVVVRRQPGVTRWARWSWKVTSVLPGAAPADWQLLREAGEISEFHAATLPLELHRSEAEAYLHGLTAEPPCIYVILRDGASEERPLDVLLVTASPYEAQDYADNGEDLVEKVPMPDGLVAWIRDFAQLHFHDEPFKKRRRDRVKTDANEDGIGDPRISQLTDVYRSPTMKKARLS comes from the coding sequence ATGCCGCTGGGTGTCGTGGTGCGGCGCCAGCCGGGTGTGACGCGTTGGGCGCGCTGGTCGTGGAAGGTGACCTCGGTTCTGCCTGGGGCAGCGCCAGCGGATTGGCAGCTGCTGCGTGAAGCGGGTGAGATCAGCGAGTTTCACGCCGCCACATTGCCGCTGGAGCTGCACCGGAGTGAAGCTGAGGCCTATCTGCACGGTCTGACCGCCGAGCCGCCTTGTATCTATGTAATCCTGCGCGATGGCGCATCGGAGGAGCGGCCGCTGGATGTGCTCTTGGTGACGGCCTCGCCCTACGAGGCGCAGGACTATGCTGACAACGGCGAGGATCTTGTTGAAAAAGTGCCGATGCCAGATGGGCTGGTGGCCTGGATCCGGGATTTCGCACAGCTGCATTTCCATGATGAGCCGTTCAAGAAACGGCGCCGGGATCGGGTGAAAACCGATGCGAATGAGGACGGCATTGGGGATCCGCGCATTTCGCAGCTGACCGACGTTTATCGGTCACCCACGATGAAGAAGGCGCGCCTGTCATGA